One stretch of Caballeronia sp. Lep1P3 DNA includes these proteins:
- a CDS encoding glutamine amidotransferase: MTSPSLLLIQTGTPPADIRSSHGDFPLWFRRVLGSESETMRVVRVFEGEALPRPQSNQIAVITGSWSMVTDRLAWSEATAQWIREAMTVGVSMFGVCYGHQLMAHALGGRVDYHPRGREVGCQRIRLSSEAANDALLAGSPQTFEAHLMHEQSIVKLPPHAQVLASSAHDAYQIVRYGPNAVSTQFHPEFTPGITEACIRRRADALSEEGLNVDELIGNLRDTQEARDLLTRFVESAALRGS; encoded by the coding sequence ATGACTTCGCCTTCCCTTCTGCTCATACAAACCGGCACCCCGCCTGCAGACATCCGGTCATCGCACGGCGATTTTCCTCTTTGGTTCAGGCGCGTGCTGGGTAGTGAATCGGAAACGATGCGGGTCGTTCGCGTCTTCGAGGGCGAGGCATTGCCACGGCCTCAGTCGAATCAGATTGCTGTGATCACCGGCTCATGGTCGATGGTCACGGACAGACTTGCGTGGAGCGAAGCGACGGCTCAATGGATTCGTGAGGCGATGACAGTCGGCGTGTCGATGTTCGGCGTATGTTATGGCCACCAACTCATGGCTCATGCGCTCGGGGGACGTGTCGACTACCATCCGCGAGGACGAGAGGTCGGATGCCAGCGGATACGTCTCTCATCCGAAGCCGCGAATGACGCGCTACTCGCCGGCAGCCCGCAGACGTTCGAAGCCCACCTGATGCACGAGCAATCGATCGTGAAACTGCCGCCTCACGCGCAAGTGCTCGCGTCGTCGGCCCACGATGCGTATCAGATCGTGCGTTACGGGCCGAACGCCGTATCGACGCAGTTCCATCCAGAGTTCACGCCGGGCATCACCGAGGCATGCATCCGCCGGCGCGCCGACGCGTTATCGGAAGAAGGGTTGAACGTCGATGAATTGATCGGCAATTTGCGGGACACGCAGGAAGCGCGCGACTTGCTCACGCGCTTCGTCGAGTCCGCCGCTTTGCGCGGCTCGTAA
- a CDS encoding amino acid synthesis family protein, giving the protein MTLIRKSVLHVETVFVDGDKDASKPLKMIGAAAVIKNPWAGRGYVEDLSPEIRELGPQLSAHLTKLILDEAGSGEAVEAFGKSAIVGVNGELEHASALIHTLHFGNIYRSAVGAKSYLAFNNTRGPANAPLLIPMMDKNDEGRRSHYLTLQFAIPDAPAADELVIAIGGATGGRPHHRIGDRYKDLAELGHDAKNPAAVK; this is encoded by the coding sequence GTGACCCTTATCCGAAAGTCAGTCCTGCATGTCGAAACCGTTTTTGTCGATGGCGACAAAGACGCGAGCAAGCCGCTCAAGATGATCGGCGCGGCGGCCGTCATCAAGAATCCGTGGGCCGGCCGGGGCTACGTCGAAGACCTGTCGCCCGAGATTCGCGAACTGGGTCCGCAGTTGAGCGCGCACCTGACGAAGCTGATCCTCGACGAGGCCGGTTCGGGCGAAGCGGTCGAAGCCTTCGGCAAGAGCGCGATCGTCGGCGTGAACGGCGAACTGGAGCACGCCTCCGCGCTGATCCACACCCTGCACTTCGGCAACATCTATCGCAGCGCGGTCGGCGCGAAGTCGTACCTCGCGTTCAACAACACGCGCGGCCCGGCGAATGCACCGCTTCTAATCCCGATGATGGACAAGAACGACGAGGGCCGCCGCTCGCACTACCTCACGCTGCAATTCGCCATTCCCGACGCGCCCGCAGCCGACGAACTGGTCATCGCGATCGGCGGCGCAACCGGTGGCCGCCCGCATCACCGCATCGGCGATCGTTACAAGGATCTCGCAGAGCTCGGACATGACGCAAAGAACCCTGCAGCTGTCAAATAA
- a CDS encoding flavin reductase, with the protein MTGVTIVTTATSDGKPLGFTANSFSSVSLDPALLLVSIAKTSGNFTTFSTTGHFAINVLAEGQKDLSNTFARPSDDRFAHVDWQMSAHDNPLLSGVSAWFDCTTHEIVDAGDHALIIGKIEAFHSAGYAGLGYYRGGYFTPAKVSAEVIAGPKVIVSAIIARDDKVLLAKTPDDKWGLPSREIGQEGADKALAALFRRYQPDASASFIYSAYNNTETQHQYITFLCSAPDESAAAGEFVDLDDIDSLAFEDSALASMLERYRKESQLKSFGLYLGDHSSGTVRPLHS; encoded by the coding sequence ATGACCGGCGTGACGATCGTGACGACCGCGACCAGCGACGGCAAGCCGCTCGGCTTTACCGCCAACTCGTTCTCGTCCGTGTCGCTCGATCCGGCGCTCCTGCTCGTGAGCATCGCGAAGACGTCCGGCAACTTCACGACGTTCTCGACGACCGGGCACTTCGCGATCAACGTCCTCGCGGAAGGACAGAAGGACTTGTCGAACACGTTCGCGCGTCCGAGCGACGACCGCTTCGCCCACGTCGACTGGCAGATGAGCGCGCACGACAACCCGCTGCTTTCCGGCGTGAGCGCGTGGTTCGACTGCACGACGCACGAGATCGTCGATGCGGGCGATCACGCGCTCATCATCGGCAAGATCGAAGCGTTCCATTCGGCGGGCTATGCGGGCCTCGGCTACTACCGCGGCGGCTATTTCACGCCGGCCAAGGTGTCGGCGGAAGTGATCGCCGGGCCGAAGGTGATCGTGAGCGCGATCATCGCGCGGGACGACAAGGTGCTGCTCGCGAAGACGCCGGATGACAAATGGGGACTGCCCTCGCGCGAGATCGGTCAGGAAGGCGCCGACAAGGCGCTCGCCGCACTCTTTCGCCGATACCAGCCGGACGCATCGGCGAGCTTCATCTACTCGGCGTACAACAACACCGAAACCCAGCACCAGTACATCACTTTTCTCTGCAGCGCGCCGGATGAATCCGCCGCCGCGGGCGAGTTCGTCGATCTCGACGATATCGATTCGCTCGCATTCGAGGACAGTGCACTCGCCAGCATGCTCGAGCGCTACCGCAAGGAAAGCCAGTTGAAGAGCTTCGGCCTATATCTGGGCGACCATAGCAGCGGCACCGTCCGCCCGCTTCATTCCTGA
- a CDS encoding aromatic acid/H+ symport family MFS transporter produces the protein MDTSSFNTAEARASMARSRIPSRVTLRIVAICLLMIFAEGYDVAIYGAVLPMLTHGTDWSLSPLQLGAIASCSLAGMMIGAMGAGTMSDIVGRRSMLLGSASLFSLMMAAAALAPTPTWFVIARVIGGLGLGGVVPTAAALTVEYSPENRRSFNYALIYTGYSIGGIAVALLAIAWLPSHGWRGMFWLGAMPLALMPLVARYLPESIDFLVAKGRIDEARSVARRLGIHLPSNACDARDVPRDGRAAPVRALFDASSIRATVAFWIAMFMGLLLLYGLSTWLPQLMRKAGFPLGSSLALLAVLNLTAAFGSLAGGAIADRFGSKPVVGTLYVLAAASLCALPFTHELAGIYVLVGIAGVGTIGNTMLLGAYITRYYPPASRATGIGWALGVGRFGAIAGPLIGGLMVQFDAPLTWNFYVFAIAGVLAACVLALVPKSASEPQ, from the coding sequence ATGGACACGTCGTCGTTCAACACTGCCGAAGCTCGTGCGTCGATGGCGCGCTCGCGCATACCGTCACGGGTTACATTGCGCATCGTCGCGATTTGCCTTTTGATGATCTTCGCGGAAGGCTACGACGTGGCCATTTACGGCGCCGTGCTGCCGATGCTCACGCACGGCACCGACTGGTCGCTCTCGCCGCTGCAACTCGGCGCGATAGCGAGTTGTTCGCTCGCCGGCATGATGATCGGCGCGATGGGCGCGGGAACGATGAGCGACATCGTCGGCAGACGTTCGATGCTGCTCGGCAGCGCGAGCCTCTTCTCGCTGATGATGGCCGCCGCCGCGCTCGCCCCAACGCCGACATGGTTCGTCATCGCGCGCGTGATCGGCGGGCTCGGGCTTGGCGGCGTCGTGCCGACGGCGGCGGCATTGACCGTCGAATACTCGCCCGAGAACCGGCGTTCGTTCAACTACGCGCTGATCTACACCGGCTATTCGATCGGCGGCATCGCGGTTGCGCTGCTCGCGATCGCGTGGCTGCCTTCGCATGGATGGCGAGGGATGTTCTGGCTCGGCGCGATGCCGCTCGCCCTCATGCCGCTGGTCGCGCGCTACTTGCCGGAATCGATCGATTTTCTCGTCGCGAAAGGACGTATCGATGAAGCTCGCTCGGTCGCGCGACGGCTCGGCATTCACTTGCCTTCGAACGCATGCGACGCGCGTGACGTGCCGCGCGATGGACGCGCCGCGCCGGTTCGCGCGCTCTTCGATGCGTCGTCCATTCGCGCGACAGTCGCGTTCTGGATCGCCATGTTCATGGGTCTGCTATTGCTTTACGGCCTGAGCACGTGGCTGCCGCAATTGATGCGAAAGGCCGGCTTTCCGCTGGGATCGAGCCTGGCGCTGCTCGCCGTGCTGAACCTCACGGCGGCGTTCGGATCGCTCGCCGGTGGCGCGATCGCGGACCGGTTCGGCTCGAAGCCGGTCGTCGGCACGCTGTACGTGCTGGCGGCGGCAAGCCTCTGCGCATTGCCGTTTACGCACGAACTCGCCGGAATCTACGTACTGGTCGGTATCGCGGGCGTCGGCACGATAGGCAACACGATGCTACTCGGCGCGTATATCACGCGCTACTATCCGCCGGCGAGCCGGGCGACCGGAATCGGCTGGGCGCTCGGCGTGGGGCGCTTCGGCGCGATCGCCGGTCCGCTGATCGGCGGATTGATGGTGCAGTTCGATGCGCCGTTGACATGGAACTTCTATGTCTTCGCGATTGCGGGTGTTCTGGCTGCGTGTGTGCTCGCGCTGGTGCCGAAGAGCGCCAGCGAGCCGCAGTGA
- a CDS encoding LLM class flavin-dependent oxidoreductase, translated as MRFSLFVHMERVSDKTSQKQLYDEMVELCQIADRGGMHAIWTGEHHAMDFTIAPNPFINLVDLANKTKNVRLGTGTVIAPFWHPIKLAGEAAMTDIITDGRLELGIARGAYSFEYERLLPGLDAWNAGQRMRELIPAVKKLWEGDYAHEGEYWQFPSTTSSPLPLQQPHPPIWVAARDPNSHEFAVANGCNVQVTPLHFGDEEVEKLVGHFNAACRKFDNVPRPQIMLLRHTYVASNEEDAQVAADEVNVFYNYFGAWFKNERPVSQGMIKPLTQEEIAAHPFYTPEAMRKNNVIGTPEEVIARLKNYEALGFDEYSFWIDTGMSFERKKASLERMIHDVMPAFA; from the coding sequence ATGCGTTTTTCGCTTTTCGTTCACATGGAGCGCGTCTCCGACAAGACCAGCCAGAAGCAGCTCTACGACGAGATGGTCGAGCTGTGCCAGATCGCCGATCGCGGCGGCATGCATGCCATCTGGACCGGCGAGCATCACGCGATGGACTTCACGATCGCGCCGAACCCGTTCATCAATCTCGTCGATCTCGCGAACAAGACGAAGAACGTGAGGCTCGGCACCGGCACGGTCATTGCACCGTTCTGGCATCCGATCAAGCTCGCGGGCGAAGCGGCGATGACCGACATCATCACGGACGGACGGCTGGAACTCGGCATCGCGCGCGGCGCGTACTCGTTCGAATACGAACGTCTGCTGCCCGGCCTCGATGCATGGAACGCCGGTCAGCGCATGCGCGAACTCATTCCTGCGGTCAAGAAGCTCTGGGAAGGCGATTACGCGCACGAGGGCGAATACTGGCAGTTCCCGTCGACGACGTCTTCGCCGCTGCCGCTGCAACAGCCGCATCCGCCGATCTGGGTCGCCGCGCGCGATCCGAACAGCCACGAATTCGCGGTGGCCAACGGCTGCAACGTGCAAGTTACGCCGCTGCATTTTGGCGATGAAGAAGTCGAAAAGCTCGTCGGCCATTTCAACGCCGCATGCCGCAAGTTCGACAACGTGCCGCGTCCGCAGATCATGCTGCTTCGCCATACGTATGTGGCGAGCAACGAAGAAGATGCGCAAGTCGCCGCCGACGAAGTGAACGTGTTCTACAACTACTTCGGCGCGTGGTTCAAAAACGAGCGTCCTGTGAGCCAGGGCATGATCAAGCCGCTGACGCAGGAAGAGATCGCGGCGCACCCGTTCTATACGCCCGAGGCGATGCGCAAGAACAACGTCATCGGCACGCCGGAAGAAGTCATTGCGCGCCTGAAGAATTACGAAGCACTCGGCTTCGATGAATACTCGTTCTGGATCGACACCGGCATGAGCTTCGAGCGCAAGAAGGCTTCTCTCGAACGCATGATCCACGACGTGATGCCCGCCTTCGCGTGA
- a CDS encoding cytosine permease translates to MKDAANDNSVLAIESNSIEYVGAEHRHGKPSDLFTLWFCTNVAPLAVISGATSVLVFKLDFVSAILAILAGQFFGALFHALTSAQGPLVGVPQMIQSRAQFGRYGSLLVVGFTTVIYLGFFVSNIILAGKTLHTAAPAIPASVGTILGAILATLIGVIGYNFIHRFNKVGAWFMGIALMIGIALMLPGLDAQMLQRGHFELSNWFAMFGLCAVWQISFAPYTSDYSRYLPKSTGFARTFAFTYFGTSLGTIFAFIFGVLAVSTSQGTDAMDAVQTQTGMFGYVLIFLFLVNIIGHNGMNLYGAVLSFITAAQTFRPKWVPGRGVRIGVSAVLLLASTMTALWASSNFLSIFLTAVFAMRIVLAPWIAINLVDFYLINDRHYQVSEIIGSTRGAYGRFNAKAIFIYVVGIVVQVPFMEESFFHGPLAHIAGGADVSWMIGLVTTALVYYVFATKRDLRSHHSAPAGAQVTK, encoded by the coding sequence ATGAAGGATGCAGCAAACGACAACAGCGTTCTGGCGATCGAGAGCAATTCGATCGAGTACGTCGGAGCCGAACATCGGCATGGCAAGCCGAGTGATCTATTTACCCTCTGGTTCTGCACGAACGTCGCACCGCTGGCGGTGATTTCCGGCGCGACGTCGGTGCTGGTTTTCAAGCTCGACTTCGTGAGCGCGATTCTCGCGATCCTGGCCGGGCAGTTCTTCGGCGCGCTCTTTCATGCGCTGACGTCCGCGCAAGGGCCGCTCGTCGGCGTGCCGCAGATGATCCAGAGCCGTGCCCAGTTCGGTCGATACGGCTCGTTGCTCGTCGTCGGATTCACGACCGTCATTTACCTCGGCTTCTTCGTATCGAACATCATTCTTGCGGGCAAGACGCTTCATACGGCAGCGCCCGCGATACCCGCTTCGGTCGGGACCATTCTGGGCGCGATCCTCGCCACGCTCATCGGCGTGATCGGCTATAACTTCATTCACCGCTTCAACAAGGTGGGCGCGTGGTTCATGGGCATCGCGCTCATGATCGGCATTGCACTGATGCTGCCGGGGCTCGACGCGCAGATGCTTCAGCGCGGACACTTCGAGTTGTCGAACTGGTTCGCGATGTTCGGCCTGTGCGCGGTCTGGCAGATCAGCTTCGCACCCTATACGTCCGATTATTCGCGCTATCTGCCGAAATCGACCGGCTTCGCGAGGACGTTCGCCTTCACGTACTTCGGCACGTCGCTCGGCACCATTTTCGCGTTTATCTTCGGCGTGCTGGCCGTCAGCACGAGTCAAGGCACCGATGCGATGGACGCGGTTCAGACCCAGACAGGCATGTTCGGCTACGTGCTGATTTTTCTCTTTCTCGTGAACATCATCGGCCACAACGGGATGAACCTCTACGGCGCGGTGCTCTCGTTCATTACGGCCGCGCAGACATTCCGTCCGAAGTGGGTGCCGGGCCGGGGCGTGCGGATCGGCGTATCGGCGGTGCTGTTACTGGCATCGACGATGACCGCGCTGTGGGCGTCGAGCAACTTCCTTTCGATCTTCCTCACCGCCGTCTTCGCGATGCGTATCGTGCTCGCGCCGTGGATCGCGATCAATCTCGTCGACTTCTATCTGATCAATGACCGGCACTATCAGGTGTCGGAGATAATCGGCAGCACGCGAGGCGCGTATGGCCGGTTCAACGCGAAGGCGATTTTCATCTATGTCGTCGGCATCGTCGTTCAGGTGCCGTTCATGGAAGAGAGTTTCTTTCACGGGCCACTCGCGCATATCGCGGGCGGCGCCGATGTGTCGTGGATGATCGGCCTCGTCACCACGGCGCTCGTCTACTACGTGTTCGCAACAAAGCGCGATCTTCGTTCGCATCACAGTGCGCCTGCAGGCGCTCAAGTCACGAAATAA
- a CDS encoding aldehyde dehydrogenase, giving the protein MNDQFQLYIDGQFETGAATFGSVNPATGKVWAQMPEARTEQVNRAVDAAERALSDPAWAGLTASKRGKLLYKLAELVEKAAPRLAGIETSDTGKIIRETSSQIAYVAEYYRYYAGIADKLEGSHIPVDKPDMQVWLEREPIGVVAAIVPWNSQLFLSAVKVGPALAAGCTVVLKASEDGPGPLLEFAKLVHEAGFPPGVVNVITGFGPECGAVLSGHPKVSKIAFTGGPETARHIVSNSANNLAKVSLELGGKSPFIVFADTDIESAVNAQVAAIFAASGQSCVAGSRLLIEQSVKDRFLAMLVERVERIQIGAPNEIATEFGPLCTERQLRNIESIVEKSLQQGAKALTGAKTLERDGFYYAPTILDCTGVDRPDCITKELFGPVLSVDTFTSEEEAIAKANSTVFGLAAGIFTTNLTRAHRVSKRIKSGIVWINTYRVVSPLAPFGGFGLSGHGREGGMSAALEYTTTRTVWLRTSDDPISDPFVMR; this is encoded by the coding sequence ATGAACGATCAATTTCAGCTTTATATCGACGGACAGTTCGAAACTGGCGCGGCCACCTTCGGCAGCGTGAATCCGGCGACGGGCAAGGTGTGGGCGCAGATGCCCGAAGCACGCACCGAGCAGGTCAATCGCGCAGTCGATGCAGCCGAGCGCGCGTTGAGCGATCCCGCGTGGGCGGGCCTGACCGCATCGAAGCGCGGCAAGCTGCTCTACAAACTTGCCGAACTCGTCGAGAAAGCCGCGCCGCGTCTCGCCGGGATCGAAACGAGCGACACAGGCAAGATCATCCGCGAGACGTCGAGCCAGATTGCGTATGTGGCCGAATACTATCGGTACTACGCGGGCATCGCCGACAAGCTGGAAGGCAGTCACATTCCCGTCGACAAGCCGGACATGCAGGTCTGGCTGGAGCGCGAACCCATTGGCGTAGTCGCGGCCATCGTTCCGTGGAACAGCCAGCTTTTTCTGTCCGCGGTGAAGGTCGGTCCGGCGCTCGCCGCCGGTTGCACGGTGGTGCTGAAGGCATCGGAAGACGGCCCCGGCCCGCTGCTCGAATTCGCGAAGCTCGTTCACGAAGCCGGTTTTCCGCCGGGCGTGGTCAACGTCATCACCGGCTTCGGACCGGAATGCGGCGCGGTGCTGAGCGGCCATCCGAAAGTGTCGAAGATCGCGTTCACCGGTGGCCCCGAAACCGCGCGGCATATCGTGTCGAACTCGGCGAACAATCTCGCCAAGGTCTCGCTCGAACTGGGCGGCAAGTCGCCGTTCATCGTGTTTGCGGATACCGACATCGAAAGCGCGGTGAACGCGCAAGTCGCGGCCATCTTCGCGGCCAGCGGGCAAAGCTGCGTGGCCGGTTCGCGGCTGCTGATAGAGCAATCCGTGAAGGACCGTTTCCTTGCGATGCTGGTGGAGCGCGTCGAGCGCATCCAGATAGGCGCACCGAACGAAATCGCGACGGAATTCGGGCCGCTGTGCACCGAGCGCCAACTACGCAACATCGAGTCCATCGTCGAGAAGTCGCTTCAGCAAGGCGCGAAGGCGCTCACGGGTGCGAAGACGCTGGAGCGCGACGGCTTCTATTACGCGCCGACGATTCTCGACTGCACGGGCGTCGATCGTCCCGACTGCATCACGAAGGAACTGTTCGGGCCGGTGCTGTCGGTCGATACGTTCACGTCGGAAGAGGAAGCCATCGCGAAGGCGAACAGCACGGTTTTCGGTCTCGCCGCGGGCATCTTCACGACCAATCTGACGCGCGCACACCGCGTCTCGAAGCGCATCAAATCCGGCATCGTCTGGATCAACACGTATCGCGTGGTTTCGCCGCTCGCACCGTTCGGCGGCTTCGGCCTGTCGGGACACGGACGCGAAGGCGGAATGAGCGCGGCACTCGAATACACGACAACCAGAACAGTGTGGCTGCGCACTTCGGACGATCCGATCAGCGATCCGTTCGTGATGCGTTGA
- a CDS encoding NAD-dependent succinate-semialdehyde dehydrogenase, with protein sequence MIVELKSMLKDASLLRHEAFIGGQWCAADSGASFDVFDPATGRSLGHVPKMGEAETLRAIDAANAAWPAWRAKTAKERAILLRRWYELMLEHADDLALILTAEQGKPIAEAKGEITYAASFIEWFAEEGKRVAGDTLATPAADKRIVVVKEPIGVCAAITPWNFPAAMITRKVGPALAAGCPIVVKPAESTPFSALAMAVLAERAGIPAGVLNVLTGDPKAIGGAITSSPIVRKLSFTGSTGVGRLLMAQSAPTVKKVTLELGGNAPFIVFDDADLDAAVEGAIASKYRNNGQTCVCTNRFYVHERVYDAFARKLAVAVGKLKVGHGTEAGVTLGPLIDDAAVRKVEAHIADAVGKGAGVVAGGKRHALGHGFFEPTVLVNATVDMCVAKEETFGPLAPLFRFSSDEEVVRLANDTEFGLAAYFYSRDIGRIWRVAEQLEYGMVGINTGAISNEVAPFGGVKQSGLGREGSHYGIDDYLVIKYLCMAV encoded by the coding sequence ATGATCGTGGAACTCAAATCCATGCTGAAGGACGCATCGCTGCTTCGCCACGAGGCTTTTATCGGCGGGCAGTGGTGTGCGGCTGATTCAGGCGCGAGCTTCGACGTGTTCGACCCGGCGACGGGCCGCTCGCTCGGCCACGTGCCGAAGATGGGCGAAGCCGAAACGCTGCGCGCCATCGACGCCGCCAACGCAGCGTGGCCCGCGTGGCGCGCGAAGACGGCCAAGGAGCGCGCGATCCTGCTGCGCCGCTGGTACGAGTTGATGCTCGAACATGCGGACGATCTCGCGTTGATCCTGACGGCGGAGCAGGGCAAGCCCATCGCCGAAGCGAAGGGCGAGATTACGTATGCGGCGTCATTCATCGAATGGTTCGCGGAAGAAGGCAAGCGCGTCGCCGGCGATACGCTCGCCACGCCCGCCGCCGACAAGCGCATCGTCGTGGTGAAGGAACCGATCGGCGTGTGCGCCGCGATCACGCCGTGGAATTTCCCGGCCGCGATGATCACGCGCAAGGTCGGCCCCGCGCTTGCCGCCGGTTGCCCGATCGTCGTGAAGCCGGCCGAATCCACGCCGTTTTCCGCGCTTGCGATGGCCGTGCTCGCCGAGCGCGCCGGCATTCCGGCAGGCGTGCTCAACGTCCTGACGGGCGATCCCAAGGCCATCGGCGGCGCGATCACCAGCAGCCCGATCGTTCGCAAGCTGTCGTTCACCGGATCGACGGGCGTGGGCCGCCTGCTCATGGCGCAGAGCGCGCCGACGGTCAAGAAAGTCACGCTGGAGTTGGGCGGCAATGCGCCGTTCATCGTGTTCGACGACGCCGATCTCGACGCTGCGGTCGAAGGCGCGATCGCATCGAAATATCGCAACAACGGGCAGACGTGCGTGTGCACGAATCGCTTCTATGTGCACGAACGCGTGTACGACGCATTCGCGCGCAAGCTGGCCGTTGCCGTCGGCAAGCTGAAGGTCGGGCATGGCACCGAGGCGGGCGTGACGCTCGGGCCGCTCATCGACGATGCCGCCGTGAGAAAGGTCGAAGCGCATATCGCGGATGCGGTGGGCAAGGGCGCCGGCGTGGTCGCGGGCGGCAAGCGTCACGCGCTGGGACACGGCTTCTTCGAGCCGACCGTGCTCGTGAACGCGACCGTCGATATGTGCGTCGCGAAAGAGGAGACGTTCGGCCCGCTCGCGCCGCTGTTCCGCTTCTCGAGCGATGAAGAAGTCGTGCGCCTCGCCAACGACACCGAGTTCGGTCTCGCCGCGTATTTCTATAGCCGCGATATCGGGCGCATCTGGCGCGTGGCCGAGCAACTGGAATACGGCATGGTCGGCATCAACACAGGCGCGATCTCGAACGAAGTCGCGCCGTTCGGCGGCGTGAAGCAGTCGGGGCTGGGACGCGAAGGATCGCACTACGGCATCGACGACTATCTCGTCATCAAGTATCTCTGCATGGCTGTTTGA
- a CDS encoding alpha/beta fold hydrolase has protein sequence MTQRTLQLSNNRAVHYLERGIGEPLVFIHGVGMQANAWYPQIENLSADFRVIAVDMPGHGKSASLDAGAGLPQFVEWAAEFIEALDAGPVNLAGHSMGSLIAAGVAVTRPDLVRRVAVLNGVYRRTPEARQAVLQRAAELRAGTIDVETPLRRWFNAEEAQQIAAVRVESWLRSVDLDGYATAYTAFAKGDETYADGWHDIACPALVLTGSDDPNSTPAMARQMAEAAKHGKAVVIEDERHMVNLTAPDRVNRALRAWLQFEPHEAIIKSEV, from the coding sequence ATGACGCAAAGAACCCTGCAGCTGTCAAATAACCGCGCCGTTCACTATCTCGAGCGGGGGATCGGTGAACCGCTGGTCTTCATCCACGGCGTCGGCATGCAGGCGAACGCGTGGTATCCGCAGATCGAGAACCTCTCGGCCGATTTCCGCGTGATTGCCGTCGATATGCCCGGCCACGGCAAAAGCGCATCGCTCGATGCAGGCGCCGGCTTGCCGCAGTTCGTGGAATGGGCCGCCGAATTCATCGAAGCGCTGGACGCCGGACCGGTCAATCTGGCCGGTCACTCGATGGGTTCGCTGATCGCGGCGGGCGTCGCGGTCACGCGTCCCGATCTGGTCCGGCGCGTCGCGGTGCTCAACGGCGTCTATCGGCGCACGCCTGAAGCGCGGCAGGCGGTGCTGCAGCGCGCGGCCGAACTGCGCGCCGGAACCATCGACGTGGAAACGCCGTTGCGCCGCTGGTTCAACGCCGAGGAAGCGCAGCAAATCGCCGCAGTGCGCGTCGAGTCGTGGCTGCGGTCCGTCGATCTGGATGGCTACGCGACCGCGTACACGGCCTTCGCCAAGGGCGACGAGACCTACGCTGACGGCTGGCACGACATCGCGTGTCCGGCGCTCGTGCTGACCGGCTCCGACGATCCGAACTCGACGCCCGCCATGGCGCGGCAGATGGCCGAGGCGGCGAAGCACGGCAAGGCGGTCGTCATCGAAGACGAACGCCATATGGTGAACCTGACCGCGCCCGATCGGGTCAATCGGGCCCTGCGCGCGTGGCTGCAATTCGAGCCGCATGAAGCAATCATCAAGTCGGAGGTTTGA